The Plantactinospora sp. KBS50 sequence CCCCCGCGGGCGGGCCGATGATCGGCGCCATCACCCTGGACGCGCTGCTCGACCGGATGCTGTCCGCGTGAGCGGCGTCGCATGGGCCGCCGTCGCGGTCTTCACCATCGCCTACCTGCTCATCGCCACCGAGAAGGTGCACCGCGTAGCCGCCGCGCTCGGCGGCGCGGCCGTGATGTTCCTCATCGGCGCGACCGACACGGAGCACGCGTTCTTCTCCGAAGAGTCCGGCATCGACTGGTCGGTCATCTTCCTGCTGGTGGGGATGATGCTCATCGTCTCCGTGCTGCGGCGCACCGGCGCGTTCGAGTACGTCGCGGTCTGGGCGTCCAAGCGCGCCCGCGGCCGGCCGTTCCGGGTGATGGTGATCCTCGTGCTGTTCACCGCCGTCGCCTCGGCCGCGCTGGACAACGTCACCACCGTGCTCCTGGTGGCGCCCGTGACCTTCCTGGTCTGCGAACGGCTCGCGGTGCCGGTCGCGCCGTACCTGATCGCCGAGGCGATGGCGTCGAACATCGGCGGGACCGCGACCCTGGTCGGCGACCCGCCCAACATCATCATCGCCAGCCGCGGCGGGCTGTCCTACAACGACTTCCTCATCCACCTCGCCCCGTTCGTCCTGCTGGTGCTCGTGGTCTTCCTCGGCCTCTGCCGGGTGCTGTTCCGCAGCGCCTTCCGCTACGACCCGGAACGCGCCGCCCAGATCGCCACGCTGCGCGAGTCCGACGCGATCCGCGACCGGCGGCTGCTGGTGCTCGGCATGGCCGTGCTCGCGGCGGTCACCGCGGCGTTCGTGCTGCACACGACGCTGCACCTGGAGCCGGCGGTGGTCGCGCTGATCGGTGGCCTGCTGCTGCTGGCGCTGTCCCGGCTCGATGCCGGCGAGGTCGCCCGGGACGTCGAGTGGCCGACCCTGGTCTTCTTCGCGGGGCTGTTCATCATGGTCGGCGCCCTCGTCGCGACCGGTGTGGTCGACCGGATCTCCCGGGCCGCCGTCGACGCGACGGCCGACCGGATGCTGCCGGCCACCATGGTCCTGCTCTGGGGGTCCGCGGTGCTGTCGGCCATCGTCGACAACATCCCGTACGTCGCCACCATCAGCCCGGTCGTCGCCGAACTGGTGAGCGCCGAACACGGCACGAGCCAGCCGCACGTGCTGTGGTGGGCCCTCGCCCTCGGCGCCGACCTGGGCGGCAACGCCACCGCGGTCGGGGCCTCCGCCAACGTGGTCGTGCTCGGCCTGGCCGAACGCGCCGGCCAGCGGATCACGTTCTGGCAGTTCACCCGCTACGGACTGATCGTCACCGTGATCACGGTCGGCCTCGCCATGCCGTACCTGTGGTTGCGCTACTTCGTGCTGGCCTGAGCCGGTGCCGGCCGCCGGCGCGGCGGCCGACAGTCGGTTGAGAGGCGGCCGGCTCCGAGCCGGCGGCCGGCCCGCGGCGGCTACCCGCGGGGATCCTCCCCGCGGGGGTCGGCCGGGTCGTGCGGGCGGGGCGCCGGGTCCGGTTCGCCGGGATCCGCGCCGAGATCCGCGCGGTCCGGCCCGCCGAGGTCGACCCCCTCGGTCGGCTCGACCCGCCGCACCGACCCCGCGTCGGCCGGCCCCGGCCCGTCCGGCGGCTCGATCACCGGCCCGGCCGACACCCGGACGGGCCGCCGGATCCGGTGCACCATCCCGGCCCAGTGCGGCACGTCCCGGGCCTCGTCGAACGCGCGGGCCACGACGATGTCGGTGGAGGAGTGCAGCAGGATCGACAGCACGATGGTCAGCGCGACCAGGTGGAAGACGGTGTCCCCGTCGGCGATCCCCGCGTCGAGCACCAGCAGCCCGTACACCACCGAGGCGAAGCCCTTGGGGCCGAACCACATGGCGGCGGCCTGCTCCCGCAGGCTCAGCCCGGAGCGCAGGAACGAGATCCAGAGCGCGACCGGCCGCGCCACCACCAGGGCCGCGAACGCGAACACCCAGCCGGACCAGCTGATGTCGCCGAGGAACCGCACCGAGATCAGCGCGCCGAAGACCAGCAGGGCGGCCAGCTTGAGCAGCTCGGCGACGTTCTCGCCGAAGTGTTCGAACGCCTCCCGCTCCCGCGGCCCGAAGGTGGCCACGGTGATCCCGGCGCTGAACGCGGCCAGGAACAGGTTGCCGTGCAGGGCCTTGCCGAGGGCGAGCACCAGCAGCCCGATCGCGACGCCGTTCAGCGACGCGTACGCGGCCGACGCGGCGAACATCCGGGTGCGCTCCAGGGTGATCGCCGCCAGCGGCACCAGCACGCCGATCGCCAGGCCGATCGCCAGCTCGGCCCCGAGTTCGCCCAGGTGCAGGTCGGCCGAGCCGGCGGCCACGGCCAGCAGCACCACCACGAACGGCAGCGCCAGGCCGTCGTTGACCCCGGACTCGACGTTGAGCAGGTGCCGCAGCCGGGCCGGCACCTTGTCGTTGCCGACCAGCGCGGCCGCGAACACCGGGTCGGTGGGGGCCAGCACGGCGCCGATCAGCAACGCCGTCGGCCAGCCCAGCCCGGCGATGTAGTGCGCGAGCACGGCGGTCACCAGCAGGGTCAGCGGCAGGCCCCAGCCCAGCGCGCGGCCGGGCAGCCGCCAGGCCGCGCGCAGGTCGGCCCAGCCGACCCGCATGCCGTCGGTGAACAGCACCGCGAACAACGCCAGCTCCGCCAACTGGGCCACGATCGGCGAGTCCGCGTGCAGGTGCAGGACGCCCGTGGTGTCCTCGCCCAACACGAACCCGGCGACCAGGAACAGCGCCGCGGTGGACAGGATCGTCCGGTGCGCGAGCGCGGACACGAGCACGGCCAGCAGCAGCACGGCGGCAAAGGCCAGCAGCACGGAAGCCTCCCGGAGGCAGGGGCGGTCGGGGTGCCGACCAGACTTCCCGGCTCGCCGAAGATCCGGATCAGCCTACCCGGGACCCCGACAAACCGGAGTGCCCGGGGCATCGGCGACGGGCGCCGGCGCCCCTCACAGCAGCGCGCTGTAGTCGCTGATGGTGACCGGGTCCTGGGTCAACGAGCCGTTGCCGCGCGGCACGCCCAGCGGCCGGCCGCGGCGCTGGAAGGCGACGGTGGCGATGTCCTCGCGCTTGGTCAGCGTGCAGACGAGTTGCGCGAAGGCGAGCACCTCGTCGCTGCGCCCGGCGCCGTCGCCGGCCCCGCCCACCTCGACGGTGGCCCGCTGCCCCACCAACTGCACGCCGGTCACGGTCAGCGTGCCCGGCAGGGCGCTGGTCAGGCCCGAGGCCCGTTCCCGGGGACCGGGCGCGGCCAGCAGGTGATCGAGCTGGTCCTGCACCGAGGGCGCCACGTCCACCCGGCGGGTCACCGGCACCACCCGGTCGTCCCGGATCAGGTACAGCACCTCGGGAAACCGGCCGGGCGCCGCGTCCGCCGAGGCGCTGGCGCCGGTCACCGGCGCGGGGAACGCGCCGGGCGGCGGATCGGCCGCCCGGGGCGCCTTGTCCACCGGTACGCCGCACCCGGCGAGCGTGCCCAGGGCCAGCAGCAGCGCACCGGCGCGGCTGCGCCGCCCGGGCCGGGTCACCGGGTCACCCCCGCGAACCGCACCCGGAACCGGGCTCCCCCGCCGGGCCGGTCGGTGACCTCCGCGGCGCCGTCGTGCGCCGCCGCGTGCTCGGCCACCAGCGCGAGCCCCAGACCCGTACCCTCCGCCCCGGCGCGGGCGTGCGCGATCCGGCCGCGCACGAAGCGGTCGAAGATGATGCCGCGGTCCTCCTCCGGAACGCCCGGCCCCTCGTCGTCGACCTCGATCGTTCCCCAGCCGTCGTGCCGGAGGATCCGCACGCGGGTCGGGCCGCCGCCGTAGCGGACGGCGTTGTCGAGCAGGTTGGCCAGCACCTGCTCGGTCCGGCGCCGGTCGACGCACCAGAGCGCGCCGACCGCGGGCACCACGGACACCACCGTGTCCGGCACGCCGCGCCCCCGGCAGATCCCCCGGGCCAGCTCCGCGACGTCGACCGGTTCGCGCCGGGCCGGCCGGTCGGTCCGGGCGAGTTCGATCAGGTCGTCGACGAGTCGCTGGAAGCGGGCGAGTTCGTCGGTGACCAGCGTGACCGCGGTGGCGGTCCGTTCGTCGAGACCGGCCCGCCGGCTGTGCAGCACGCTCGCGGCCGCGGCGAGGGTCTGCAACGGTGACCGCAGTTCGTGGCTGACGTCGGCGGCGAACCGGCGGTCCCGCTCAAGACGCTGGGCGAGCTGGTCCACCATGCGGTTGAACGAGGTCGACAGCCGGGTCAGGTCCGGGTCGCTGTCCGGCCCGAGGCGGATGGTGAAGTCCCCGGTGGAGATCTTCTCCGCGGCGTCCGCGACCGCGGTCAGCGGCCGCAGGGCGTGCCGGGTGACGTACCAGCCGAGCGCCGCTCCGGTGCCGCTCACCATGATCGCCACGGCGGTGAGCGCGAGGGCCAGCGCCTGGAACGCCTGCTCCAGTTCCCGCAGCGAGGTGACCTCGTAGAGGCTGCTGCCGTTGGCCAGCGGCAGGCCGACCAGCAGGGCCGGCTCGCCGTCCACCCGGACCCGCTGGACGGCGGGCTGTTCCCGCTCGACCATCCGGCGCAGCTCGGCGGGAATGGCGGCGGTGATCCCCTCGTCGGCGCCGCGGCCGTACCAGGCGTCGTCGCGGCGTACCACCGCCCGCCGGTCGCCGCCGGTGTCCAGCGACCGGAGCAGTTCCACCAGGTCCGGATTCTCGGTGGCCAGGCCGACGCGGACGACACCGGCGTCGAAGGCGGCGGCGCGTACGGCGTTGCGTTCCCGCCCCTCCAGCAACGAGCGGCGGATCAGCTCGTACGACACCAGCGCCATCGAGGCCGCGAGCAGCAGCGCGCCCACGGTGAATCCCGCGGTGACCCGGGCGCGGACCCCGAGCCGTCTCATGACTGGAGCTTGTAGCCCAGGCCACGCAGGGTGACCAGGTGCCGCGGGTTCGCCGGGTCCGGTTCGATCTTCTGGCGCAGCCGTCCGACGTGCACGTCCACCAGGCGCTCGTCGCCGAACTGGTGGCCCCACACGCGCTGCAGCAGCTGCGGCCGGGACAACACCCGGCCGGCGTGCTCGGCCAGCTCGCACAGCAGCCGGAACTCGGTGCGGGTCACCGCCACCGGCTCGCCCGCCAGCCGTACCTCGCCGGCCTCCGGGCTGATCTGCAACCGGCCGAAGGTCAGTACCGGGATGGCGGCGGGGGCGGCCCGAGCCCGGCGGCGCAGCGCCCTGAGCCGGGCGGACAGCTCCCGGGTGGCCACCGGCTTCACCACGTAGTCGTCGGCGCCCGCCTCCAGCGCGGCCACCACGTCGTTGGTGTCGTCCCGGGCGCTGACGACCACGATCGGTACGTCGTCGTCGCGGCGCAGCTCGCGAATGCACTCCAAACCGTCGATACCCGGCAACATCAGATCGACCAGGACATAATCCGCCGGTTCGCGACGCTGCTCGCGCAGCCCCTCCTCGGCGGTGGCCGCGCCCCGGGCGGGGTAGCCCTCCTCCTCAAGGGCGAGGAGCAGGGCCAACCGGATGCGGTCGTCGTCCTCGATCACCAGTACGCCGGTCATGTCGGCATCCTTCCCGCGGGCGGTTCCGGGTCCCAGAGCAGGGTGCGGCGGACGAGGGAATTGTCACGCAACCGTCACACCACCGCGCACCGGTTGCCAACCGGACGCTGCACGGTGGAGGGCCCAAACCGGACCTGTGGCGGAAGGATCGCCGATGACCTCCTCCGATACCGAGTCCCCCGTGCCGCTGGGCGAGGTGTGCGTCCGCGCGGCGCTGGACCCGACCAGTGTGACCGGGGCCGACGCGGTGCTGGAATCCGTCATCCCGCTGAACCCGGGCCGGCCGGTGGCCGGCCCGCCGGCACGTCCGCCCGCGGGCGCCGTGGCCCCCGTACCCGATCCGGGTGCCCGGCGGTGACCGGCCTCGGGCTGCTCGCCGGCATCCTCACCGGCACCGCCATCGGCGTGGTCGGGTGGTTGCTGACGCCGCACCGGCGCGACGTACCGCCCTGGCTGGTGATGGTGGCCGGGGTGGTGGGCGCGCAGGCGGGGGCGATCGCGACCCAACTGCTCGGGCTCGGCACCGACGGCCTCGGCGTGGTCGAGGCCATCGCGCAGGCCGCCGTGGCGACCCTCGGGGTCGTGGTGGTGGCCGGTACGGCGGGCCGGGTCCGCAGCGCGGCTCCGGTGCCGGCGGCGGTCCCGGCGCAGGACTCGCGGACGCGGCGCTGGCGCGCCCGCCAGCAGGGGAACGCCGGAGTAGGAGGGGACGCGGCGTGACGGTGGTTCCGGATGCCGAGCTGATGACGCTGGTCTGCGATCACTGTGGGGCCTCGGTCACCACCTCGGCGCGGGCCCTGCCCGACGCCGAGGTGGTCTGGACGCTCGTGCTCGACCAGGGCTGGACCGGGTCGGCCTTCGCCACCGGCCCGCACCACTGCCCCCGTTGCGACTGGCTGGACGGCCAGGACGGGCCGACCGGCGGCGGCCGGTCCGGCCGGCGCGCGACACCGGCCGGGACCCGCCGGTCCGGGTCCGGCGGCGCGAACGGCAACGGCGCCGGGTCGACGCCCGCCGGCCACGAGCGCTCCGGCCGCAACGACCTGCACCGGGCGCTCGCCGCGGCGCAGACCGTCGGCCGGTACGTCGTGGTCGACCTGGCCACGGTGCGCACCATCGACCCCGACGATCTCAGCCTGCTGGTGCGGGCCCGACAGGACGCCCGCAGCCGCGGTGACGTGCTCTGCCTGGCGGCGCCGTCGCGCTTCGTGCGATGCGCGCTGCACACCATGCGGCTGGACGCCGCCTTCCCGATCTTCGACAGCCGGGTCCAGGCGCTGCGCACCCTGCCGGCCGCCCGGACCGACGCGGACACGGCCGGCGTCCCGGTGCCGCAGCACGAAGAGGCCCACGTTCCCGCCGAGCCGACCGGGCACGGCCCGGCCACCGATTCCTGAGACCGACCCCCGCCACCACCCCGGCCGTCGGCGGTCACCGCGCGGCCACAACCTGCCGAGAGAGGTCACACCATGGTGATGCCCATGCCCGAACCGGAGGAGCCGTCGGCCGGGCCGTACCCCGCGAACGGCGCCGACCCGTTCGGCTTCCACCCCTTCGGCTCCGACCCGGGCGAGACCGATACGCCCGGCGCCACGCCGGCCGAGGAGGATCTGCACCTCGCGGCGCTGGTGACCCAGCGACTGCGTACCGACTGGGAAACCTCCCGGCAGCCGATCGCCGTCACGGCCCAGAACCGGGTGGTCATCCTCACCGGCGCGGTGACCGACAGCGAGGTGCGCCGAGTGGCCGGCGAACTCGCCTGGGGCGTACCGGGGGTGCACGACGTGTGCAACGCGCTGTTCCCGCGCCCGCACCAGCGCGGCCGGTGACGCCGGTGGCGCCGGGCCGCCGCGGGCCGTCGAGGTAGCACCGCCCGGGTCTTGCCGCACCGCCCGGGTCTCCCCGCACCGCCGTCGCCGCCGTGGTCGCCGCGTGCGACCGTGTAGCCCGGGCGGCGACGGCGGGAGGACGGGCGATGACGGGGGATCATCCGGCGGTACGGCTGTGCGCGGCCCTGGTGACCGGCGCCCTGGTGGCGCCGCTGCCGGGCGTCGCCTCCGGTCGGGCGGCGGCCGCCGCCGCGGCACGCGCCGCCGCGGCCGAGCGGGTGTGCCAGGTCCGCGACTCCCGGCTGAACGAGATCTCCGGGATGGTCGCCACCGAGCACGGTTTCGTGGTGGTGAACGACAGCGCCGACGACGAGCCCCGGCGGCGCATCTTCTTCCTCGACGACGCCTGCGCGGTCACCCGGACGGTGCGCTACCCGTCCCGACCCCGGGACACCGAGGATCTCGGGATCGGTGCGGACGGCACGATCTGGGTGGCGGACACCGGCGACAACAACCGGTCGCGGCAGACCGTGGCGGTGTGGACCCTGGCGCCCGGCGGCAACCGCCCGGTGCTGCACCGGATGACGTACCCGGACGGGGCGCACGACGCCGAGGCGCTGCTGCTGACCGCGGACGGTCCGCTGATCGTGACGAAGCAGCCCGGTCCGGCCGGCCTGTACGCCCCGGCCGCGCCGCTGGTGGCCGGCGGCACAGTGCCGCTGGCGAAGCTGGGCGAGGTGAGCCTGCCCGACACCACCACCAGCAACCCGTACTCCATCTTCGGGCGGTCGCTGGTGACCGGCGGCGCGACCGCGCCGGACGGCCGGCGGGTGGTGCTGCGGACCTACGCGGACGCGTTCGAGTTCGATGTCGTCGACGGGGACGTGGTCGCGGCGCTGACCGGCGGGAAGCCCCGCATCGTCCCGCTGCCCGACGAGCCGCAGGGCGAGTCGATCAGCTACAGCCGGGACGGCCGGTGGCTGTTGACCGTCTCGGAGACCGCGGACCAGCCGCCGGGCACCCGGCCCACGATCCTGCGCTACCCGGCGCCGTCGCCCGCCGGCGCCGGCACGACCGCACCGGCCACGGCCGGCGCCGGCCCGCCCACCGCCGCGGCGTCCGGCCCGGCCGGCGCGTCCGACCCGGCCGCGGGCGGCTCCCCGGCCGCCCGGCGGGGCTGGGCCGGGCCGGCCACCCCGGTGCTGGTGGCCGGTGCCGCGATCGCCCTGGCCGGGATCGCCCTGCTCGCGGTGGGGCTCGTCCTGTCCATCCGGTCCCGCCGGCGTGACCGGGCGTGACCGGGGTGCCGCCGGGCGTGACCGGGGTGCCGCCGCGCTCGGACACCGGCGACCGATCCCGCGGCGCGCCCCGGCACGGCCGGTGAGCAGGGATTAGGCTGCGTTCCGGACATTCCACCTCCGGATTGGCGGACGTTGCGATGAGGCCGGACACCAGCCCCACGGCCCGGGCACTGCTGGCCCTGGACCTGCTCCAGAGCAACCCGGGCATCACCGCCGAACGGCTCGCCGACAAGCTCGGCGTGTCGGACCGGGCCGCCCGGCGGTACGTCGGCATCCTGCGCGAGGCAGGCATCCCGATCGACTCGCTCCGCGGCCCCTTCGGCGGCTACCGGATCGGCCGCGGGCTGCGGCTGCCGCCGCTGACCTTCAGCGCCACCGAGGCGCTCGGCCTGGTGATGGCCGTGCTGGACGGCCACCACCCGGCCAGCGACCCGACCGACCCGGTCGGCAGCGCGCTCGGAAAGCTGGTGCGGGCCCTGCCGGAGCCGGTGGCCGCGCAGGCCGAGGCGGTCCGCCGGGTCACGGCGCCCGCGCCGGACCGCGGCGCCGCCCGGCCGGACCCGGACACCACCGCCGCGCTCGTCCAGGCCTGCGCGGAGCGCCGGACGGTACGACTGGAGTGCACGTCCGGGTCCGGATCGCACTGGCAGGCCGAGGTCGACCCGTGGGCGGTGGTGGTCCGTCACGGCCGGTGGTACCTGCTGTGCTGGTCACACGGCGTGGACGCCAGGCGGACGTACCGGATCGACCGGATCCGGTCGGTGGCGGCGCTGGCCGGCACGTTCACCCCGCCGGCCGGGCTGGATCCGGTCGCCACGCTGGAGGAGCATCTCGCGATCGGCTGGGAGTACGAGGTGGAGGTGCTGATCGACGCCCCGGTCGAGGCGGTCGCGCCCTGCCTGCCCCGGGCGCTCGGCCGGCTCGAGTCGCTGGCCGACGGGACCAGCCGGCTGGTGGGCAGCACCGGCCACCCGGACTGGTACGTCGAGCAG is a genomic window containing:
- a CDS encoding SLC13 family permease, which codes for MSGVAWAAVAVFTIAYLLIATEKVHRVAAALGGAAVMFLIGATDTEHAFFSEESGIDWSVIFLLVGMMLIVSVLRRTGAFEYVAVWASKRARGRPFRVMVILVLFTAVASAALDNVTTVLLVAPVTFLVCERLAVPVAPYLIAEAMASNIGGTATLVGDPPNIIIASRGGLSYNDFLIHLAPFVLLVLVVFLGLCRVLFRSAFRYDPERAAQIATLRESDAIRDRRLLVLGMAVLAAVTAAFVLHTTLHLEPAVVALIGGLLLLALSRLDAGEVARDVEWPTLVFFAGLFIMVGALVATGVVDRISRAAVDATADRMLPATMVLLWGSAVLSAIVDNIPYVATISPVVAELVSAEHGTSQPHVLWWALALGADLGGNATAVGASANVVVLGLAERAGQRITFWQFTRYGLIVTVITVGLAMPYLWLRYFVLA
- a CDS encoding GerMN domain-containing protein encodes the protein MTRPGRRSRAGALLLALGTLAGCGVPVDKAPRAADPPPGAFPAPVTGASASADAAPGRFPEVLYLIRDDRVVPVTRRVDVAPSVQDQLDHLLAAPGPRERASGLTSALPGTLTVTGVQLVGQRATVEVGGAGDGAGRSDEVLAFAQLVCTLTKREDIATVAFQRRGRPLGVPRGNGSLTQDPVTISDYSALL
- a CDS encoding cell wall metabolism sensor histidine kinase WalK, whose product is MRRLGVRARVTAGFTVGALLLAASMALVSYELIRRSLLEGRERNAVRAAAFDAGVVRVGLATENPDLVELLRSLDTGGDRRAVVRRDDAWYGRGADEGITAAIPAELRRMVEREQPAVQRVRVDGEPALLVGLPLANGSSLYEVTSLRELEQAFQALALALTAVAIMVSGTGAALGWYVTRHALRPLTAVADAAEKISTGDFTIRLGPDSDPDLTRLSTSFNRMVDQLAQRLERDRRFAADVSHELRSPLQTLAAAASVLHSRRAGLDERTATAVTLVTDELARFQRLVDDLIELARTDRPARREPVDVAELARGICRGRGVPDTVVSVVPAVGALWCVDRRRTEQVLANLLDNAVRYGGGPTRVRILRHDGWGTIEVDDEGPGVPEEDRGIIFDRFVRGRIAHARAGAEGTGLGLALVAEHAAAHDGAAEVTDRPGGGARFRVRFAGVTR
- a CDS encoding response regulator transcription factor, with protein sequence MTGVLVIEDDDRIRLALLLALEEEGYPARGAATAEEGLREQRREPADYVLVDLMLPGIDGLECIRELRRDDDVPIVVVSARDDTNDVVAALEAGADDYVVKPVATRELSARLRALRRRARAAPAAIPVLTFGRLQISPEAGEVRLAGEPVAVTRTEFRLLCELAEHAGRVLSRPQLLQRVWGHQFGDERLVDVHVGRLRQKIEPDPANPRHLVTLRGLGYKLQS
- a CDS encoding STAS domain-containing protein, with the protein product MTVVPDAELMTLVCDHCGASVTTSARALPDAEVVWTLVLDQGWTGSAFATGPHHCPRCDWLDGQDGPTGGGRSGRRATPAGTRRSGSGGANGNGAGSTPAGHERSGRNDLHRALAAAQTVGRYVVVDLATVRTIDPDDLSLLVRARQDARSRGDVLCLAAPSRFVRCALHTMRLDAAFPIFDSRVQALRTLPAARTDADTAGVPVPQHEEAHVPAEPTGHGPATDS
- a CDS encoding BON domain-containing protein, giving the protein MVMPMPEPEEPSAGPYPANGADPFGFHPFGSDPGETDTPGATPAEEDLHLAALVTQRLRTDWETSRQPIAVTAQNRVVILTGAVTDSEVRRVAGELAWGVPGVHDVCNALFPRPHQRGR
- a CDS encoding YafY family protein, which produces MRPDTSPTARALLALDLLQSNPGITAERLADKLGVSDRAARRYVGILREAGIPIDSLRGPFGGYRIGRGLRLPPLTFSATEALGLVMAVLDGHHPASDPTDPVGSALGKLVRALPEPVAAQAEAVRRVTAPAPDRGAARPDPDTTAALVQACAERRTVRLECTSGSGSHWQAEVDPWAVVVRHGRWYLLCWSHGVDARRTYRIDRIRSVAALAGTFTPPAGLDPVATLEEHLAIGWEYEVEVLIDAPVEAVAPCLPRALGRLESLADGTSRLVGSTGHPDWYVEQLAALRPPYRIVRSPAVRDAARELGHRFLAAARAADD